The window aatagaataccTATTTTAAATCACTCTTTCAAAATGCCAAATATATTTTCGGTTTATAAGTATCATAAGTTTTTTGGTTCAGATTTTAACATGTATTGTTTTGTTAGTTTAAGAGTGTGATTATTTGTTTTTGCATAGTCAAATACAAAGAGTTCTAAAAATGAAGAGTATTTATGAGATTTTGTCATGCTTTTTTAAAGGTGGAATTATATTTTGGCTAacaaattttttcttttatgtaaattataaatttaaaatatttgattttatttttttacaaaaaaaaattgattttacgagtttttataatttaccctaaattttttgtatatgactattaaatagtttttaatgggatttttttttgttttgaagaaaattcTAACCCGTactatataaaacatttttagttatgtaatttttttgtctgtattatataaaatgaagacgtaattatttaaaatttaatattttagttttaactaAATAATCATTTTAGTTCAATATGTATTGCATTaagttataatatttatatttttacggAATAACataatttcatataaatataatttataaaaattaaaatggattttttttttatttttacttttataattttaaagtgTAAAGAGGTCATCCATAACTTTAAGAGAATTTTTTTAAGAtagcattttttttaatttatgtcacaaaaatatctttcaattagaaaaatgatcaaaagaagtttattaaaaactaaaaatggaTTTATACCCTAGGGTTAAGTAATCTatacttagggtttagagttaaggggtggtgCTTTGAAGATAgggtttcaaattaaaaaaaaaattcaaaataaaaaaatgattattttgatcattttctttattgaaaactatttttgtgacaaaaaattaaaaataattatttgaaagaATTGCTCTAACTTTAATCTggtcaaattttatttaatttttataatgtaAATAATCTTTGGAAATCCATCAAGAATTaacacatagtttttttttcagaattcCATCAGTAATTTTTTGACATACTACTTTCTTTGGAAAATTGTTAGGAATTTTGGATTATTTTCCAACATAATGAAATTTGTCGGGAATTCCCTATAGAATCATGACGGCTTTTCTATATGTCTTTTTGATAgagttttgttgatttttttgaaaattctcAGTTATTTTTTGGTCAGAATTGAGAAATTTCAGTGTCTTCtgtaataatatagattattttggcagaataaaaaataaatgttaaagaccatattataattttaaaaaaataatcctTTAAAAATCAAGATgtgaataatttattttcaaatttgaaataaaattattcattatttctttgcaagaaataaataaaaaaatttaaaaatataaagaaaaaataataatgaaacaaGGTAGGAGACGGTCTTAAAAATATCTCTTCGCGGTATATTAACGAAGAACAGTTTGAACGTAGCATGATTTTGGAGAGAGTTTAATGTCCAGGACAATGAACCACCATGATAATTTTTTGTAGGGAGATAGTTTGAAAAATGAAGGATGAAGGGATGATAAAATCGTATTTAAAATCGTATATAAATTGGGTTATTATTGTGTGTTATTAAATCAAATATCATGATATCATGTAAAATAACTTTCACTTATTTATGATTTTGCTACtgtattattttatagttaagcTAAAATTATACTATCTAATAGATATGAAATATAAGAAGaatatgaaattaaaatttatttgaatcgTAAAATATAAATAGGCTATAAATATACAATCATGTTTCAAACTGTTATCGATAATTTTTGCAGAActgatgattaaaatattataagtataataagaatttaaaaataatattttaaatatatacaccAAATTAATCTTCCTTAATTTCCTGTAAAACATTCATTCTATTATTTAATATGgttacatattaaatataatcgTCTGCCAATACAAGAAGTACCATTCAGACGTTATTTTCTTACCAGTACCATTTAGACGTTTTTGCCAATAAAATAGAACAAGTTGGCGTAAGACAGACGAATCTTTTTCTTGATGTTTTCTCCTTGGTTATTGTAACTAATAAATTACTAACATTATTATTAACCATATGCTCTGTACATTTCTACTCCTATTAGACCGATATATTATTTTATCCGGCATAAAACAAgtgatttaaatataaaatatactaagaATTTGACGGTGGCTTGTTTCCATGAATCTAAATTGGTGGAACCAAAAATATGTGAGGCTTTAGTAGATAGAAGTATCCTAAGTAATTTACATGCATAGAGAAATATACCATATTTACAAAGTATAAGCATACGTAAGCTGTTGAATATATAGTGTTACATTTGTATCTATTAATCATTAATATGTACAGGCTATATTGGTCCTAGTTAAAGGTTTAAGGATTGCAATACAGAGATCTATATAGTTCATTATTTTTCTTTAGCCCTGCTAGGTTCATAGCTTCTATTTAGAACGCTACTATTGTAATATTGTTACTAGGCAATAATTTGACTCGTCCATCAATATTCAATGTTTATCAAATCCACAGTAAATATTTTGGAATTTGTAACCTTATATGAATATCTAAAAACAGGCCTATCAAACTATTTATAGATTACCACGACACCTATTCATTTCGAAATGTTGGGACAAATGACAATTCATACTCCATATATTACACAAATGTTGGTtgaatttacattttaaaaatgatacatgtaactttttgaaaaaaattattttaaaacatttagaaaCGAAAGGGAAAGTAGTTTGATATTTTCGTCGATTGGCTAATGAAGTAATGATTATCAAAACAAATCCTTAAAACACCAACTTGGAAGAGTCATCCAGTTATCTCATATATTTGCTTGATCATAAAATGAAGAACTATAAGATAAAATGATGAAATAAAAAATGGAAGTAGAGCAGCTTCTTCAAGGAGGGTTTAACCTAATTGAGCTCTCAAGCCAAGGAGATGACCaaataatatatgctaaaaGTAGGAGACACGGAAACAGCTCCCACgttcccctctctctctccttttttcTCTCATCTCACCAACACTAATAAACAACAAACCAAATTTAAAATGTGTAAAAAGAGTTATACTTTCGAGGAAtaatttaatatgatatttttctctctctcttgtgaTCCTCCATAAATCCTACCATCTCAAACCCCACTGACCTGTCTCTCTTCCTATTATTACTCTTTGTAGTGAGTAGTGGCCAAAATTCCATCTTCCAAAGCCTAGTTACTCTGAGTTGTGTCCTCATGGTAGGTTAACTTTTtctactcttttttttgttcaatttgGTACCAGCTGAAGTGTTAAATCTCTCACTTTCATCTCCGTTACTTTACTATACGATTCTAAGTAATCATACCATATTCCTTATAATTGTGGCTTAATGTTCATCTTGACACCTTGTAAATGTGTAGAATCATTGGTACGTTCTATAGATACGAATATGGATATAAGAAGCTACCGAATTGTGGtatgaaaatgtatttttgtttacttaaataattataagtTGTGTAAATGGTGTGTGTTAGGGAATTCAGAAACCCGCATGGTTGGATGCGCTTTACGCAGAGAAATTCTTCGTAGGATGTCCGTACCATGAGACGGCAAAGAAGAATGAGAAGAACGTGTGTTGTCTTGATTGTTGCATCAGTCTATGCCCTCACTGTGTACCCTCGCATAGATATCACAGACTCCTTCAGGTTCGCCGCTATGTGTATCACGATGTTGTTCGGCTTGAAGATCTTCAGAGACTCATCGACTGCTCTAACGTTCAAGTAAGTAAAGTATTCTTAGTCTCAatacagttatatatatatatatatatatttatatagaaattcGTTTGCGGGTAAACTGTGGACAGGCTTATACAATAAATAGCGCAAAAGTGGTGTTCATCAAGAAGAGACCACAAAATAGACAATTCAAAGGAGCTGGCAACTATTGCACTTCATGTGACCGAAGTCTTCAAGAACCTTTTATCCATTGCTCCTTGGGTTGTAAGGTTATTTCATTACCTTTAGTCctacataatataatattagacTCGGTTCTGCTTATTATCCGATTCTCACATTACAAAACTGTATAGTTTTGATACATGTATACACATATACTTATTTAGCACATTAAGTACAGTATGTCATATGTCAGTCTGCCTTCAGAGTTTATTCGTTTTCTGAAAATTGAGTTTATTCGTTTTCTGAAACATGAGTTTGTTCATTTCTATGCATGAGTGGAAAAGCTGATCTTTCCTGAACTGATTTACTTATTTGATTATctaccacttttttttttttgaaattatctaTACTTTGTGAGTAAACGTACATGAACCATCCGCTGAAATGTTTTAAATCCGAAATTGTACAAATATGAGAAGGATTTCGAAAAATTATTGGACAACTAAAATAACCCAATTATGtacaatattaaattatttatttatgtatctttggatttttaaatcttttctttgaactatatatttatttttaaaacctgAATAAAATCCGTAAATGTATggctatttattataatattcttAAACCCATTTTTATATATCTGCAGGTGGAGTTCGTGATGAAAAGTTACGGGGACATTACTCCATTCCTGAAGCCATGTCACTCTCTTACCCTAGGTCCAGACTACATCATCCCACAAGATTTACTAGCAGATGATGATATGGCTGCCTACGAGACTCCACGATCAACGGTCGTGGATGGTGATGAGTCCATGAGCTGGTCGTCGACTTCATCCGAACTAAGAGACGCTGCAACCACCACCCACGTCGTTAGAAAAAAGCGAACCGGTTTCTGCTTCTGTGCCAAATCGGCTAATAGTTATAAAGCAGTTTCGGAGGATCCTGACGATATCTCAGCCTGCATCAATCGGCGCAAAGGCATTCCTCAACGATCTCCTCTCTGTTAACGTTCTCCTtcattttaatttcttttatattttaatcttcttcttttttgactaaaatatttttattttcacataatagTCTTATATGTTACATGCATGGATTATTGTGTCTCTATCTAATAAAGTTTATAATCAATCATTTTGTTTTCCCTAATTACGTATATATAGGTTACTTTAGCTTTAGCATATAAAATATGTGAGACATAAATTAATCAACTTGCAGTGGTTAGTGAATGAAGGACTTATTTTGTCAATGGAGGGATTATAGTTAAAATTCTCCTCCTACGATTACAATAGTAGTTGCCTAAATGCTTTATGGAGGAGAAAACCCCAGTTCTTTTTCATTTAACTTTCAATATTGTTTGTAATTCTTATAATGGTTTTGTTATCTAGATATTATGTTGAAGTCAAATTGTTTTTCCCTTGATATTGGAGTTGTAGTACAAATTTCGGCTTAGATGTGCATTTCAACCTAATTAAAAATGTTTCGGgatataattgtttaaaaaatatcgaGGATTGTAGCATGAAATCTTGAATATAAAATTGGGTTTATTTTGGACAGATTTGTTAGTGACTCACGTGGCTCCTAATTCCGAGCTGTGGGTAAAGAATTTTTCCGAGAATCCAATAATTTACGCACGGCAGTTGAACACGAGTGAATCCAAGCCAAGAAAGCAGACGTGGCACTGACGGTGGCGGTCCGAGCATTATAAATAGAATCAAGCCGAACTGAAGCGAGTGTGGTGACATGATGGTTTAGACCATCGGGAATAACGGTTTAATTATGTTCGCAATGACGACATTCGTGAGTGAGGAtggttgtatatatatatatggtggtCTATAtggatatattttaaaaatgttgatTTAGTTATCTAtgctacattttttttttgaacaacagaaATAGATTCACTTAATAAAATGGAGAGGGCTTTAGAGGCCCAATCCAGAAGGATTCATACATAGGCAGGCCTTTGCCAAAGAGTCTGCAAGACCATTTTGGTTTCTTGACACAAACGAGAAAGAAACAGAATTGAAAGCAGAAAAAACAATCGAATCGACATCCGATAAAATACCGTAGAGTTCTATCGATGGGAGATTCGAGTTGATGGCTGTAATAAGCCCTTGGGAATCTGAGCGTAGCCAGATGCGTTTGTAGGATAGCAACGAAGCGTGTCGTAGAGCTTCTCTCACCGCCAGCGCCTCCGCCATGAGGGGTGAAGCTACCGCGCGTTGAAGGGAGGAGCCGCGGGAAATTTCGATTGAGTCAGGAGTGGAGCAGATCCACGCGAGACCCGCAACTTTATGTTCTTTGTTCCACGCTGCGTCTGTATGGCAGATAACTGTATCTGCTGTCAGGTCAGGGATCCTGTGAGGGGTAGCTTTCGTATAAAGAGGCTTAGGTACAGTCCCTTGAGCGCTTTCCCATTCCTTGCAAGCTACGATAGCTTTGTTGACGATCTGTTGATGAGATAGGGTTTTGGATTCAAATATCAACTGGTTCCTACTCAACCAGAGGCCCCAGGCAATCCATGGAAAGATGTTGGAAGTGGTACCCACAGGTGGTAACGTGACTCGACGCAAAGAGGTCTGGAGTTCCTCTCTGAAAGAAGTACTCTGCTACTAAAATGCACATAGAACATGTTTTACTTATTCATTAAATCACacctatattttattttaaattctacAATATCTGATAAAACGGGTAAAGTTAGCTATATACCCATTATAagttaaaaatttaagaaactAACCATGTAATGATTATATTGGGAAACATGCAAATTTGTCACAAAACTAGACGATGAATTGCAAATAGATGTTCATCTTTCACTGTTACGTGAGCTAACGAGGTCAATTTATACTAACACTAAGACTATGTTAAATAGAATGAAACATGCAAAACAGTATAACATAATCAATCAGAACAACAACATAGTATACTATACAAGATGATGTGCAAATCAAATGGGAGATAACAGAAAGAAAAACCACACATCAGTGACAGAGATGGCGATTAAGATGACAAATAAGGTTAAcgtttgacccaaaaaaaaaatatgacaaagaAGGTGTCATGAGATGACATTTCTTGGTTCAAAAAAACAGATTTACTTGATTCACTGAACTTCATActatacaattttatttgaCTATAACAACATGTATGCTATATTTATGaactaatttgattttatattatttgctGAAACAAATTTTAGATTAGTGTCAGCAATAAGTCTATGTATCACACAATATTTATGGCTTCACAAATACTATTGTGTACTCAAAAATAAGAGAAATTAGTACACAACAATATAATACATGTTTTTTACTGTTCATTTTTTCttattgttcattttttttttgaaacacatttCATTCATTAAAGCTCTTAAACAGAGTTGGTTGGGGCCATAATGGCAAGTTCAGCAGACAAAACCTGCTTTGCTAAACAATCAGCTACCCTGTTTCTCTCACGTGAGATCCAGGAAAAGGAAACAAAGCTTATTATTGTTCATTTTATCTGAAAGTGAAGGATAAGAATCAGAAAACGAATGAAGTGATACTACTTGCGGAGGAGGTGATGAAATTGTTGCCAAAGTTGATGGAAAGGAGAAGAAACTACCATACGAAGttgaggagaagaagagatgtCGGGAGGAAGTGACGACGGTCGTACTCGTAGAGGAAAAGATGGTTGCAAACGATATTAAAGGTGAAGCTGATTGAGGTTGAGAAGGAGGTGGCCTGACCGGAGGGAGAGCAGATGGAATAGCGTGCAGAGAGGATAACAGAGGAGGTGAGGTGGTTGAAGAGTTAGATGATCGTGCTCTCCACCGGTTAAGCCATCGAAGAAGAGGACAAAGAAAGTGTATCAAGATGTTATTGCATATGAAAAGAAGGAGAGAGCTTTCATTCAACAAAAAGAAGGAAAAGGCTGATTTTGTGGTGATCTTGAGGTAAAATATttacttaatttatttttttctgttggTTCTACAATGCAATTACCTCAAAAAAAACATACAcacatttttacaatttttatcttagccatatttatatatcattttagcaaaaaaaaaagcaaaacttTCTCTTCCAGGCGACTTTCTCGAGGCAGTATTGGTAGAGCTGGTTTGACTTTCCCACGGTTTTAACCTTTCTGGTTTATTGCCTTTCTAATCATGGGTACTAAACTGACTTTTGTCTGACCCCCTTACCAACCCGGTTACTTTCCCccttttagaaagttttcaaatCTCAAAACCACCTCTGCTCCATTTCCGACGAACTTCGGCGGCGGAGGCCGTGTAGGCCTTTCCTCTGTATCTCAAAACACTCGTGAGATGGAAAAGAAGTTTCTGAGACGTAATTTCATAGTTCTATACCACAGGACTTTTTGAAGAAAGGGTAGAGTCGACAGTTACTCCTCCACCAAAAGCCTCCACGAGTCATCGTTTCAGATTTCCCCGGTTCGCTCGTCTACAATCAGCATACACAGCACTTA of the Brassica rapa cultivar Chiifu-401-42 chromosome A03, CAAS_Brap_v3.01, whole genome shotgun sequence genome contains:
- the LOC103860369 gene encoding uncharacterized protein LOC103860369 isoform X1 produces the protein MGIQKPAWLDALYAEKFFVGCPYHETAKKNEKNVCCLDCCISLCPHCVPSHRYHRLLQVRRYVYHDVVRLEDLQRLIDCSNVQAYTINSAKVVFIKKRPQNRQFKGAGNYCTSCDRSLQEPFIHCSLGCKVEFVMKSYGDITPFLKPCHSLTLGPDYIIPQDLLADDDMAAYETPRSTVVDGDESMSWSSTSSELRDAATTTHVVRKKRTGFCFCAKSANSYKAVSEDPDDISACINRRKGIPQRSPLC
- the LOC103860369 gene encoding uncharacterized protein LOC103860369 isoform X2, with the translated sequence MKPAWLDALYAEKFFVGCPYHETAKKNEKNVCCLDCCISLCPHCVPSHRYHRLLQVRRYVYHDVVRLEDLQRLIDCSNVQAYTINSAKVVFIKKRPQNRQFKGAGNYCTSCDRSLQEPFIHCSLGCKVEFVMKSYGDITPFLKPCHSLTLGPDYIIPQDLLADDDMAAYETPRSTVVDGDESMSWSSTSSELRDAATTTHVVRKKRTGFCFCAKSANSYKAVSEDPDDISACINRRKGIPQRSPLC
- the LOC108871180 gene encoding uncharacterized protein LOC108871180, which produces MVAEYFFQRGTPDLFASSHIVNKAIVACKEWESAQGTVPKPLYTKATPHRIPDLTADTVICHTDAAWNKEHKVAGLAWICSTPDSIEISRGSSLQRAVASPLMAEALAVREALRHASLLSYKRIWLRSDSQGLITAINSNLPSIELYGILSDVDSIVFSAFNSVSFSFVSRNQNGLADSLAKACLCMNPSGLGL